One genomic region from Juglans regia cultivar Chandler unplaced genomic scaffold, Walnut 2.0 Scaffold_678, whole genome shotgun sequence encodes:
- the LOC108999236 gene encoding uncharacterized protein LOC108999236 isoform X2, producing the protein MDEVVVLSELLLLAEKSSITLSLRKMQIIQLCNKRIENMQADQCWEEFPETPKEIFKAFREQILVDNNLRASLTDASTDKLIEGPNALTQILWIHMDRILKNIFHRPNEKPQKPTSPDFQKGPHGERYFTFYYGSNNEEWIKEFEDKARKVIKDQEVDRKVRLRLCRIRTLNKKGEEARVLSNLIEHDDLQSYFECGSDGRFVLTYNQKEVLLNEVGRKILKVLEEFPKKWKANIKMQKNGFELSFTDYYRHHDIQSI; encoded by the exons ATg GATGAGGTGGTCGTTTTATCGGAACTACTGCTGTTGGCTGAAAAATCTAGCATCACCCTCAGCTTGCGCAAGATGCAGATCATACAACTTTGCAATAAACGGATAG AGAACATGCAGGCAGATCAATGTTGGGAAGAATTTCCAGAAACACCCAAGGAAATCTTCAAAGCTTTCAGGGAGCAGATTTTAGTTGACAATAATCTGCGGGCTAGTCTTACCGACGCTTCTACGGACAAACTG ATTGAAGGCCCAAATGCATTGACCCAAATACTATGGATCCACATGGACCGCATCCTTAAAAATATCTTCCATCGCCCAAATGAAAAGCCGCAGAAACCAACGTCTCCCGATTTTCAGAAAGGACCGCACGGG GAACGCTATTTCACTTTCTACTATGGAAGCAACAACGAAGAATGGATCAAGGAATTTGAAGACAAAGCAAGAAAAGTGATTAAAGATCAGGAGGTGGACCGAAAAGTTCGCTTAAGGTTGTGTCGCATTAGAACGCTCAATAAAAAAGGGGAGGAGGCTCGggttttatcaaatttaatcgAACACGATGACTTGCAAAGTTACTTCGAGTGTGGGTCTGATGGACGGTTTGTGTTGACCTACAACCAGAAAGAAGTGCTGCTCAATGAAGTTGGGAGAAAGATCCTGAAGGTCTTAGAAGAGTTTCCTAAGAAGTGGAAGGCTAAtattaaaatgcaaaaaaatggCTTCGAATTAAGTTTCACCGATTATTATCGGCATCATGATATCCAGAGCATATGA
- the LOC108999236 gene encoding uncharacterized protein LOC108999236 isoform X1 yields the protein MDEVVVLSELLLLAEKSSITLSLRKMQIIQLCNKRIAAENMQADQCWEEFPETPKEIFKAFREQILVDNNLRASLTDASTDKLIEGPNALTQILWIHMDRILKNIFHRPNEKPQKPTSPDFQKGPHGERYFTFYYGSNNEEWIKEFEDKARKVIKDQEVDRKVRLRLCRIRTLNKKGEEARVLSNLIEHDDLQSYFECGSDGRFVLTYNQKEVLLNEVGRKILKVLEEFPKKWKANIKMQKNGFELSFTDYYRHHDIQSI from the exons ATg GATGAGGTGGTCGTTTTATCGGAACTACTGCTGTTGGCTGAAAAATCTAGCATCACCCTCAGCTTGCGCAAGATGCAGATCATACAACTTTGCAATAAACGGATAG CTGCAGAGAACATGCAGGCAGATCAATGTTGGGAAGAATTTCCAGAAACACCCAAGGAAATCTTCAAAGCTTTCAGGGAGCAGATTTTAGTTGACAATAATCTGCGGGCTAGTCTTACCGACGCTTCTACGGACAAACTG ATTGAAGGCCCAAATGCATTGACCCAAATACTATGGATCCACATGGACCGCATCCTTAAAAATATCTTCCATCGCCCAAATGAAAAGCCGCAGAAACCAACGTCTCCCGATTTTCAGAAAGGACCGCACGGG GAACGCTATTTCACTTTCTACTATGGAAGCAACAACGAAGAATGGATCAAGGAATTTGAAGACAAAGCAAGAAAAGTGATTAAAGATCAGGAGGTGGACCGAAAAGTTCGCTTAAGGTTGTGTCGCATTAGAACGCTCAATAAAAAAGGGGAGGAGGCTCGggttttatcaaatttaatcgAACACGATGACTTGCAAAGTTACTTCGAGTGTGGGTCTGATGGACGGTTTGTGTTGACCTACAACCAGAAAGAAGTGCTGCTCAATGAAGTTGGGAGAAAGATCCTGAAGGTCTTAGAAGAGTTTCCTAAGAAGTGGAAGGCTAAtattaaaatgcaaaaaaatggCTTCGAATTAAGTTTCACCGATTATTATCGGCATCATGATATCCAGAGCATATGA
- the LOC118346101 gene encoding uncharacterized protein LOC118346101 codes for MKEMYSATQLDEVGLKFKMSKPSSNLSPLELKYVEGVLEIPRFQLDDTTKIYARNLVALEKYHYPYKDEAYITDYYTMLSFLIKTDKDLDVLVREQIIDNWLDGIVATSMINKLSGETRFYIKINSHYHTMAEELNKFYISPWNLIPSLKRALFRTNLAGTITISSAVGLILIGVESACSVLSLKYF; via the coding sequence ATGAAGGAAATGTACAGTGCAACCCAGCTGGATGAGGTAGGATTGAAGTTTAAGATGAGCAAACCAAGCTCTAATCTCTCACCTCTTGAACTAAAATATGTGGAGGGAGTGCTGGAAATCCCACGCTTTCAGTTAGACGATACCACGAAGATTTATGCTCGAAACCTCGTTGCCTTGGAGAAATATCACTATCCTTATAAAGATGAGGCATATATTACTGATTACTATACCATGTTAAGTTTCCTTATCAAAACAGACAAAGATTTGGATGTACTTGTACGAGAGCAGATCATCGATAATTGGCTGGATGGCATCGTGGCAACTTCAATGATCAACAAGCTGTCCGGCGAAACACGTTTctatatcaaaataaactctCATTATCACACGATGGCAGAAGAGTTGAACAAATTCTATATTAGTCCCTGGAATCTCATCCCTAGCTTGAAACGTGCTTTATTTCGCACGAATTTGGCCGGTACTATTACCATATCTAGTGCTGTTGGGTTAATCCTCATTGGGGTTGAATCTGCATGCTCTGTTCTATCGCTTAAgtacttttaa